The following coding sequences are from one Methanosarcina sp. WWM596 window:
- a CDS encoding methanogenesis marker 15 protein, with the protein MSAEESGLVKIALVSCGSEYAGVQPEFEAAAAKVNAKFIFPEIDIASIDTIGKEFGLEVASGDLRLMMARAKAVVEGLTKVDGVFITTCFRCAEGAIVRNEVRRYIHKHSEIPVISYSFTERTSAGTLLTRLEALTTIARRRHLLAREVQTGLTAGIDSGSTTTKAVVMRDNKIIGKGWVPTTKVLESAEEAYSQALKEAGVTREEVQALGTTGYGRFLIGSHFNAQLIQEEITVNSKGAVYLAGRQKGSATVIDIGGMDNKAISVEDGIPGMFTMGGICAGASGRFFEMISKRLGVDITELGALAVKGMQENVNMNSYCIVFGIQSLVNSLARGATPEDVAAAACYSVVEQIYEQQLQEVDVKEPLILVGGSSLIEGVPKALGDLLKIEVLVPENSHLIGAVGAALLASGYVEE; encoded by the coding sequence CGGAGTTCAGCCAGAATTTGAAGCTGCCGCAGCCAAAGTAAATGCAAAATTCATTTTTCCTGAAATTGATATTGCATCAATAGATACCATAGGTAAAGAATTCGGGCTTGAAGTTGCAAGTGGGGACCTCAGGCTCATGATGGCACGGGCAAAAGCCGTCGTTGAAGGTCTGACAAAAGTAGATGGAGTCTTTATTACTACCTGCTTCCGTTGTGCAGAAGGAGCCATTGTTCGAAACGAGGTCCGAAGGTACATCCATAAGCACTCCGAGATCCCTGTAATCAGCTATTCATTTACCGAACGGACAAGTGCAGGCACTCTGCTGACCCGCCTTGAAGCCCTGACCACAATTGCCAGGCGCAGGCATCTCCTTGCCCGGGAAGTCCAGACTGGACTGACTGCGGGAATTGATTCGGGGTCAACAACCACAAAAGCTGTGGTTATGAGGGATAACAAGATCATAGGGAAAGGCTGGGTGCCCACAACAAAAGTCCTTGAAAGTGCAGAAGAAGCCTACTCTCAGGCCCTTAAAGAAGCCGGAGTTACCAGAGAAGAAGTACAGGCTCTGGGCACTACTGGATACGGTCGTTTCCTTATAGGGAGCCATTTCAACGCTCAGCTTATCCAGGAAGAAATTACTGTCAACTCAAAGGGAGCTGTCTACCTTGCAGGCAGGCAAAAAGGCTCTGCAACGGTCATTGATATAGGAGGTATGGACAACAAGGCGATATCTGTTGAAGACGGAATCCCGGGCATGTTCACAATGGGGGGGATCTGTGCTGGAGCCTCGGGACGTTTCTTTGAAATGATCTCAAAGCGTCTGGGTGTGGATATTACGGAACTCGGGGCACTTGCTGTCAAGGGTATGCAGGAAAATGTAAACATGAACAGTTACTGCATAGTCTTCGGGATACAGTCCCTTGTAAACTCTCTTGCCAGAGGAGCTACCCCGGAAGACGTGGCAGCTGCAGCCTGTTATAGTGTGGTAGAACAGATATACGAACAGCAGTTACAGGAAGTGGACGTAAAAGAGCCGTTGATCCTTGTAGGTGGGTCTTCCCTTATCGAAGGAGTCCCTAAAGCTCTCGGAGACCTTCTTAAAATTGAGGTTCTTGTACCGGAAAACTCCCACT